From Thermodesulfovibrionales bacterium:
ATATTCTTTATATGAGCATCAATGCTCCTTTCATAGCCCTCAAATTCATAACCAAGTGCTCTGCGTACAAGCTCCTCTCTTGTAAAGACTCTATCAGGAGATGATGCCAGAACAAGAAGGAGTTTAAACTCTGTTGGTGTTAGATTCAGTGGTTTATTCTCCTTTATGACCTCATAACTTCTTTCGTCAATAATCAGTAGCCCGTTATTAAAACTCATCACCTTACCTGAGGACTCAGACTTTTTATACCTCCTCAGTAAAGCCTGTACCCTTAAGACAAGTTCTTTAGGGCTGAATGGTTTCACCACATAATCATCTGCTCCGAGATTGAAACCCCTTATCCTCTCCTCTTCTGAGGACTTTGCTGTAAGCATTATTACCGGGATATCTTCTCTTTCCTTTATTGTCCTGCATATCTCTTCACCTGGAATGTCAGGAAGCATCAGATCAAGAATAACAAGCTCGGGAGATTTGCTAAGAAACTCCTCAAGACCCCTTTTACCATCAGGCGCATGAATAACCTTGAAACCAGCTCCTTCAAGATAAAGTTTTACCACCCTTGCAATCTTCTGGTCATCCTCAATAATAAGCAGAGACATAATAAATTATCTTATAGAACCAGAGATTTTCTCAAGAAGGTCTAACTGTTATAATAATCTATGCCACTTAAAATTATTATAGATGGCTACAACCTGATGGGTATCTATCACAAAGACCTCGAGAAAGAGCGAGAAATCCTTATTAACAAGCTTATCAAATACTCCCAATTAAGGAAACACCAGATATTAATTATTTTTGATGGTCATAAATCGGAAAACAGAACAAGAAAGCTCATAAACAGAGGGAGCGTTAAAATCCTTTACACTGCTTGCGGAGAAAGTGCAGACGAATTCATATATTCTTTTCTCCAGAGTTTGAAGGATGAATGGGTTGTTGTGAGCTCAGACAGGTCCATCCAGAAGGAAGCATGGGCCAGTAGAGCCATACCCCTAAGGGCAGAGGATTTTGAAAGGATACTCGAGAGATATCTCAAAGATGAAAGAGCGGTTGAATATAATTGTGAAGTTCCTGAAAAAGAAGACCATTATGAAGATAGAAAGAAATCCGTCCATCTATCTAAAAAGGAGAAGGTTCTTCTCAGAATAATGAAGAAGTTATGAAAAAAATTTATCTGAGACCTCCAGAGTATTTAACATTAATATTTACCGGCTTTCTTCTTGTTCTAATACTTATATTTATAAATCAAATAGACAGACCTTTCTACCTCTTCACTGTATATCTCACAGTTATGACTGTTCAGTTTATAAGATTCCCTGTAAGAGGCTGGGATATAGCCATGCCCTTTGTAAGTGTTGTTCTTCTTTTTGATAGCCTTGGATATGTGGTCCATCCCGTAAATCCTGTTGATATAGATCCCCTGCTTTTAAAACTTGATTATATACTTACAGGAACATATCCAACAGTGAGCCTGCAGAGATTTACTAATCCTTTATTAACAGAGATAATGCAGCTTGCCTACACATCTTATTATTTTATACCTGTTGTCCTGGGCATATTCTTAAAGGCTAAAAAGGGGGATGAAGAATTTCAGGAGGCTTTATTTCTGGTACTTCTCTGTTTCTATCTCTCCTATACTGGATACATCCTCTTTCCTGCCCTGGGACCGAGATTTTACATAAGCCATCTCCACACAGTGCCACTTGAGGGTCTCCTTCTCATGGAGTCTATCCATGAGCTTCTTAATAAACTTGAAGGTATTAAGCGAGATGCCTTTCCGAGTGGACATACCGCCGTAGCCCTTCTCTGTCTTATTCTCTCTTATAGGGTGAGCAAAAAATTCTTCTTCTTTCTTTTACCTGTTGTGGTCTTACTTATAATTTCAACTGTCTATTTGAGGTATCACTATGTTGTTGATGTAATAGCTGGAATGATGCTCACAATAATTGTCCTTATAGCAGGACCTAAGCTTTATAGATTAATGAAAGGTCATGAAACCCCATATTCTAATAATAGAAGATGAAGCAAAGATTGCAGAGATTCTGAGACTCTATCTTGAAAAAGAGGGATTCAGGGTAACCCATGCCTTAACAGGTGCTGAGGGACTCAATTTTATCAAAGAAGAACAGCCAGACCTGATAATCCTTGACCTGATCCTTCCTGACATAGATGGCGAAGAACTCTGTAAAGATCTGAAAAGACACTATGACATACCTGTTATAATGCTGACAGCAAAATCCTCTGAGGATGAAAAAGTAAGGGGGTTCGATGCCGGTGCTGATGATTATGTTGTTAAACCCTTTGGACCGAAGGAATTGATAGCAAGAATAAAGGCCCGGCTCAGGAAGATTAAAAAAACAGAGAGATTAAGTTTTAATAAAGGTGAGCTTATAATCGACACAAAAAATCATGAGGTCTTCATAAAAAACAGACCTGTAACCCTGACAAATACAGAATTCAGGATATTGCTTTTACTGGCAGGCCGTCCCGGTCAGATATTTACAAGGGAGGATATAATAAGTGCTGTATTCGGATACGATTTTGAAGGTTATGACAGGACCGTTGATGTTCATATTAAAAATATCAGACAGAAGATAGAAGTTGATCACCGAAGGCCTCAGTTTCTGAAGACCGTTTACGGCACAGGTTATAAGTTTGCAGGTATTCCAGATGAAGATTAAGCTATTTATTGCCTTTTCAGGAATTATCTTTATAGGCTTTGTGATAAACATAATCTTTGCCTCTCTTATCTACAGGGATTTTGTCGCCTATTCCGATTCTCTGAGGAAAGACCAGCTCGGATGGGTCAGGTCATCCATCGAGACAGCCTATGATAAGGGAGAGTGGAACCATCAAACACTCCTTGACTCCCTTCACTGGGGGCTGATGCTCGGATTTTATATAAGAGTATATGATCTTAATGGCAGAGAGATTATAAATTCAGAAAAGATTCTTAATCATCTTCATCCCGAGATGAAAAAAAGGATGGAGGAGACGATTGACCTTAAAAAATTTCATGGTGAAGAAATAATCTTTGACCTTCACCCTTCTGAGAGCGATCAGGGTCTTTCCGGTCATAAAGCAATCACGGGAAGACTTGTGGTAAGGAGCCTTGCTCCCTGGGGAATTGCTAGACTCAAGGAAGAGGCCTTTAAGAAAAAGATGATCATATTTTCAGGTGGATCAATTATCTTTGTTACCATTGCCTCCCTTTTTACAGCCTATCTTTTGAGCCACTTCATCTCAAGGCCATTCATAAAACTCAGAGAGATAACAGATAGACTGAGAGACGGTGATCTAAAAGCCAGGATTGAGATAAAAGGAAAGGATGAGGTCTCGGCACTTGCAGAATCCTTTAACAGAATGGCCGAGAGACTTCAGAAGGAAGATGAGCTAAGAAGACATCTCAGTTCCCAGCTTACTCATGAACTGAGGACGCCGCTGACAGTCATCAGCGCCAATATAGAGGCAATGAAGGATAATATTATTGAACAAGAAAGGGCCCTCAAAAACATAGAGCCAGAAATTGAAAGACTCAGAGCTTTAATTGAGGGAATGGAGGAGGTTGTAAAGGCTGAGGCATCCCTTTTCACAACCCTTAATCCTGCAGAGATAGAATTATATGACTTCATTAAAGACAGAGTGAAAGGTCTTGAGCAGGAATTCAGTAAAAAGGGACTTTATCTCAGGGTAAAAGGTGAACCATTAGTGGTAAGAACAGATCCCGAAAAGCTCACAATTATAATAAGAAATCTGCTTAAGAATAGCCTCAGGTTTACCGAAAAAGGCGGGGTTATCATCCTTATTAAGGATAAGGAAGGTAAAGCAGAAATTACAGTCTCTGACACAGGAAGAGGAATCGAACCATCACGACTGCCTTTTATCTTTAAAAGGTTCTACAGGGATGAAGCCTCACCTGGACTCGGCATAGGACTTAGCATTGTTGATGGTCTCGTGAGACTTCTTGGTGGAACGATTGAGGTAAAAAGCGTACCGGGCGAGGGAACCAGCTTCAGGATATTGCTGAGGGATCTAAAGTAAAAATTAATGTACTCTCAAACCTTATCAAAGGTATATGGTATAATTTCTTATGGAAGAATTTTTACAGTATCTCGTAAAAACCATAGGTGCACTCGGTTATCCTGGAATATTTCTGCTAATGGCAATAGAAAGTACAGTGAT
This genomic window contains:
- a CDS encoding NYN domain-containing protein encodes the protein MPLKIIIDGYNLMGIYHKDLEKEREILINKLIKYSQLRKHQILIIFDGHKSENRTRKLINRGSVKILYTACGESADEFIYSFLQSLKDEWVVVSSDRSIQKEAWASRAIPLRAEDFERILERYLKDERAVEYNCEVPEKEDHYEDRKKSVHLSKKEKVLLRIMKKL
- a CDS encoding HAMP domain-containing histidine kinase, whose protein sequence is MKIKLFIAFSGIIFIGFVINIIFASLIYRDFVAYSDSLRKDQLGWVRSSIETAYDKGEWNHQTLLDSLHWGLMLGFYIRVYDLNGREIINSEKILNHLHPEMKKRMEETIDLKKFHGEEIIFDLHPSESDQGLSGHKAITGRLVVRSLAPWGIARLKEEAFKKKMIIFSGGSIIFVTIASLFTAYLLSHFISRPFIKLREITDRLRDGDLKARIEIKGKDEVSALAESFNRMAERLQKEDELRRHLSSQLTHELRTPLTVISANIEAMKDNIIEQERALKNIEPEIERLRALIEGMEEVVKAEASLFTTLNPAEIELYDFIKDRVKGLEQEFSKKGLYLRVKGEPLVVRTDPEKLTIIIRNLLKNSLRFTEKGGVIILIKDKEGKAEITVSDTGRGIEPSRLPFIFKRFYRDEASPGLGIGLSIVDGLVRLLGGTIEVKSVPGEGTSFRILLRDLK
- a CDS encoding response regulator transcription factor, whose product is MSLLIIEDDQKIARVVKLYLEGAGFKVIHAPDGKRGLEEFLSKSPELVILDLMLPDIPGEEICRTIKEREDIPVIMLTAKSSEEERIRGFNLGADDYVVKPFSPKELVLRVQALLRRYKKSESSGKVMSFNNGLLIIDERSYEVIKENKPLNLTPTEFKLLLVLASSPDRVFTREELVRRALGYEFEGYERSIDAHIKNIRQKLGDDPRRPSFILTIYGVGYKFIGKKDV
- a CDS encoding response regulator transcription factor codes for the protein MKPHILIIEDEAKIAEILRLYLEKEGFRVTHALTGAEGLNFIKEEQPDLIILDLILPDIDGEELCKDLKRHYDIPVIMLTAKSSEDEKVRGFDAGADDYVVKPFGPKELIARIKARLRKIKKTERLSFNKGELIIDTKNHEVFIKNRPVTLTNTEFRILLLLAGRPGQIFTREDIISAVFGYDFEGYDRTVDVHIKNIRQKIEVDHRRPQFLKTVYGTGYKFAGIPDED
- a CDS encoding phosphatase PAP2 family protein, with translation MKKIYLRPPEYLTLIFTGFLLVLILIFINQIDRPFYLFTVYLTVMTVQFIRFPVRGWDIAMPFVSVVLLFDSLGYVVHPVNPVDIDPLLLKLDYILTGTYPTVSLQRFTNPLLTEIMQLAYTSYYFIPVVLGIFLKAKKGDEEFQEALFLVLLCFYLSYTGYILFPALGPRFYISHLHTVPLEGLLLMESIHELLNKLEGIKRDAFPSGHTAVALLCLILSYRVSKKFFFFLLPVVVLLIISTVYLRYHYVVDVIAGMMLTIIVLIAGPKLYRLMKGHETPYSNNRR